In one window of Bifidobacterium crudilactis DNA:
- a CDS encoding GRP family sugar transporter: MEILLAIMPSILWGLYALVIPKFGGNTGQQTLGVTLGALLFALLSFPFTPHNYNALNVSISLLSGFIWSIGCLYQVKSFKALGVSRTIPITTGMQLIGTGLVGVVFLHELKDAGALALAAVALLTFIVGIALTAYSEKKDKSEDTRKGLMLVTISSIAIIAYVVLIQVFHINSFDVVLPQSVGMVIGAFCITMKSEHRLSVKTAQLMIPGILWATGNLIMFYSNASLGVAISFPLSQLGLVISTIGGILFLKEAKTSKERNAVIVGLIFVCIGVVLIGITKSM, translated from the coding sequence ATGGAAATCCTCCTCGCTATCATGCCCTCGATCCTCTGGGGCCTGTATGCCTTGGTCATACCAAAATTCGGTGGAAACACCGGTCAGCAGACGCTCGGGGTCACACTCGGTGCATTATTGTTTGCCCTGCTGAGCTTTCCGTTCACCCCACACAATTACAACGCCTTGAACGTATCGATCAGCCTTCTTTCCGGCTTCATATGGTCGATAGGCTGCCTCTATCAGGTGAAGTCATTCAAAGCCCTGGGTGTCTCCCGCACCATACCCATCACCACCGGCATGCAGCTCATTGGAACCGGCCTGGTGGGGGTGGTATTCCTTCACGAACTCAAAGACGCGGGCGCGCTTGCCCTTGCGGCCGTGGCACTACTGACATTCATTGTGGGCATCGCACTCACAGCCTATTCAGAGAAAAAGGATAAGTCAGAAGATACGCGCAAAGGCCTGATGCTGGTCACGATCTCGTCCATCGCCATCATCGCGTATGTCGTGCTCATCCAGGTATTCCACATCAACTCATTCGATGTGGTGCTGCCTCAATCGGTCGGCATGGTCATCGGCGCATTCTGCATCACCATGAAGTCCGAACATCGTCTGAGTGTCAAAACCGCGCAACTGATGATCCCCGGCATACTCTGGGCAACCGGAAATCTCATTATGTTCTATTCCAATGCCTCGCTTGGCGTTGCCATAAGCTTCCCGCTTTCGCAACTGGGACTTGTTATTTCCACCATCGGCGGCATCCTCTTCTTGAAGGAAGCCAAGACCAGCAAGGAACGCAACGCCGTCATCGTAGGCCTAATCTTCGTATGCATCGGGGTTGTGCTGATCGGCATCACCAAATCCATGTAA